Genomic window (Lynx canadensis isolate LIC74 chromosome A1, mLynCan4.pri.v2, whole genome shotgun sequence):
GAAAATAGGAAACCTGGCCTctctctccactgtcagcatCTGTAGCATAGAGCTTAGTCAAAAAGGCATTGGGTGCGTTGTTTTCTTCAATAGTTAGTTCCAGCAAGGGTTGCAGGAAAATAGGGGCATTGTCATTGTCATCTAAAAGTTgcactttaataatttttttgacaTGAAATCCCTCAGAGTTCCAGGCCACCACAGCTATTTCGTAGAACTGCTGTAGCTCATAGTCCATAAGTTTTGTGGTTTCCAGCAAATATTCGTTACTGTATGGTTTGTAAGGTGATAACCGAAATGGTCCTTCACCGTCCAGGTAGCAGTTCACCTTGTATTTACCTTCTGGATCTCTTATGGTGAAGAATGCAATTGGAGTGTTAATAGGCTCCAGTTCTTTCAGGTAAACAATACCGTCCACCTCATTTGCTATATAACGAGGCACAATTTCAGGTGGTCTGAAAATGACTTTGATAATGGTCACCAGGGCCGTGGTCACAGCGGGGATGCAGCCTGGCCCGTTGGCAAGGATGGTGAGCCTGTGCGTTTGCAGAACACTCCCCCCGATCTTACTGAAAAGTTTAATGACTCCGGTGGTTTCATCCAGATGGAATAAATCCTTGGATGCCTGTGGAACTTTCTGGCTGTACGAGTAAGTGATCTGAGCATTGGTTCCCAAGTCTCTATCCACAGCCTGGACAGCTGCAACCGGTGTGCCCACTGTAGCATTCCCAAACACAGTGACATTGATTTGCGAGTCTGCGAAGAGAGGGCAATTGTCATTAATGTCAGTTATGCCAATGGTGAGGGTGGCGCTGCCCAGCAGTGGTGGGGACCCACCATCCTCTGCTATGATGATGCTCACATACTGGTCCTGGGTCTCCCTGTCCAGTAGTCCCATGACAATTAGATAGGGAGTGCGCTCCCCATTCTCATTCTCCTCCACATCCAGGGTGAACATGCGATGGTAGTCCAGCAAACGGTAGGTCTGCACCCCATTCGTGCCTATATCTGGGTCCATGGCAGGGTGCTCTATGGCCAGCCGGGTGTTTACAGGTGCATTTTCTGGCACCCAAACTGAGATTTGGGAAACGGGGAACTGCGGGGCATTGTCATTAATGTCTCGGATTGCGATTTTCACCTTCACAAACCGAAAGTACTCCTGAGGCAGGACCAGTACGTCCAGAAGCAAAAGACAAGAgtcagaggaaggggaggaggagatggaaaTGCTGCCGCCCCAggcacctcctccacctccttctaGACACAGGGCCTCCCGGTCGATCTCCTGGTCAGAAGTGTGCAGCTCCCCGGAGCGGTTGTCTAGGGTCACGTACTGGCCACTCAGTCCCCGGGAAGCCAGGCTGAAGGAGAGAGGGGGGCTCCGCTCAGCCAGGGTGCGCTCAGGCAGCTGCGGCAGCTGGTTCTGCCTCCCGGCGGCTCGGGGCACCAGCCGCAGGTCCTCGGCCAGGCTGCCGATGAGCACCCCCGCCGGCAGTCCCTCGTTCAGGCTGTACAGAAGCTCCGTGGCCCGGCTGTAACTTGCGAGGCAGTTGAAGGGTCCCAcgaagaggaaaaacagaaagagatgctgaaagtggggggaggggagaaggctcGTTACACACACGCGGGAACACGGAGATTGGAGTCAGAAACCAGTGTCACGGGGTCATATTTGCCCCCATCCCCGTTCCCAAAGGCAAACCCTCTAGTCggagagggatggagaggaaaCTTGCTGTAAAGGAGATCTTTGGGGCAACATTGTCGCCAAAACTTAATGTTTCTGTTCAGTTTCTGCAaccccccccctttcccccgcTCCCCATCAGCACCCTCATTGAGTTAATAATCGGAATCCCAAGCCATAAAGCATCCCTGGAAACACGCGGCCGAGTGGAGAGGACTCCGCTCAGGGACTGCGCAACGCCGCAGGGAAACCACCGGGGTAGGCTATGGAGAGGGAGAAGGTTGGTAGTGGAGAGGAATGAGCGATGATGGGCGATTCATCAATTTATTCCCCATTGAAATGTTTCTACCACTAAGGTCCCCGGAACGTGAAATGTGCTACATCCCTTTTTGTGAGACCACCGCTGCCAACAacaatatcaataataataatacggGAAACATAGTGACACGTTTCCttcggacccccccccccccccattaaatAAACACTTTGGGTCAGAGAAGTGATTTTCATTTTAGCTCTCATCTATCAAACCGAAAGGACCTGGATCTCTACCTACTATTAAGCCCTCACTAACCCCCCTCCCCTAAGGGAAGAGTAGGAAAGGCGGAAAATGCTTACGCAAAAACAATTTGTCAATTACAGCGGCCAGTGCTAGCAGGTGCCGGCAGCAGGACACAATCTCCGCACCCCTGTGTCTCAAGCCGataaccccctccccccacctcatctGCCTACATTCCTATTTCAGAAACTTCCTCTCCCGACCCAAGGACTAGCCGATTCCTTGCTAAAAT
Coding sequences:
- the PCDH20 gene encoding protocadherin-20; amino-acid sequence: MRGRGNARSSRALAVSWRPATWHPRLDMGRLSRPRSSTSHRSLPHLFLFFLFVGPFNCLASYSRATELLYSLNEGLPAGVLIGSLAEDLRLVPRAAGRQNQLPQLPERTLAERSPPLSFSLASRGLSGQYVTLDNRSGELHTSDQEIDREALCLEGGGGGAWGGSISISSSPSSDSCLLLLDVLVLPQEYFRFVKVKIAIRDINDNAPQFPVSQISVWVPENAPVNTRLAIEHPAMDPDIGTNGVQTYRLLDYHRMFTLDVEENENGERTPYLIVMGLLDRETQDQYVSIIIAEDGGSPPLLGSATLTIGITDINDNCPLFADSQINVTVFGNATVGTPVAAVQAVDRDLGTNAQITYSYSQKVPQASKDLFHLDETTGVIKLFSKIGGSVLQTHRLTILANGPGCIPAVTTALVTIIKVIFRPPEIVPRYIANEVDGIVYLKELEPINTPIAFFTIRDPEGKYKVNCYLDGEGPFRLSPYKPYSNEYLLETTKLMDYELQQFYEIAVVAWNSEGFHVKKIIKVQLLDDNDNAPIFLQPLLELTIEENNAPNAFLTKLYATDADSGERGQVSYFLGPDAPSYFSLDSVTGILTVSTQLDREEKEKYRYTVRAVDSGKPPRESVATVALTVLDKNDNSPRFINKDFSFFVPENFPGYGEIGVISVTDADAGRNGWVALSVVNQSDIFVIDTGKGMLRAKVSLDREQQSSYTLWVEAVDGGEPALSSTAKITILLLDINDNPPLVLFPQSNMSYLLVLPSTLPGSPVTEVYAVDKDTGMNAVIAYSIIGRRGPRPESFRIDPKTGNITLEEALLQTDYGLHRLLVKVSDHGYPEPLHSTVMVNLFVNDTVSNESYIESLLRKEPEINIEEKEPQISIEPTHRKVESVSCVPTLVALSVISLGSITLVTGMGIYICLRRGKKHHREDENLEVQIPLKGKIDLHMRERKPVAISNI